One Fontisphaera persica DNA window includes the following coding sequences:
- a CDS encoding tyrosine recombinase XerC, whose protein sequence is MSRRSAPSEATAQETSGKCRGMTPLAMDFQAFLRDSKGASEYTQRNYAQALGEFEQWYQEQRGQPPDWPRLSGDDFRIYLRYLGRQNLSRSAINVRFSALRTFFRFLLRRGVVERSPITRLALPKAPKRLPKFITLEQLQGLLQAPLKELAKKQKEARKPVEAAPYLRDVAILETIYSCGLRISELCGLTAQDLDWGEHMVRVRGKGKKERLIPIGGPALEAIERYWQALGRRPTGNSPVFYSERRPMYPRQVQLRLKHYLAAAGLDPALTPHALRHSYATHLLDAGADLRGVQELLGHAHLASTQVYTHLTTERLKRVYEKAHPRAKEKP, encoded by the coding sequence ATGTCCCGACGATCCGCCCCTTCCGAGGCAACCGCTCAGGAAACATCCGGGAAATGCCGGGGGATGACCCCCCTGGCGATGGATTTTCAGGCTTTTTTGCGCGATTCAAAGGGCGCTTCGGAGTACACTCAGCGGAACTACGCGCAGGCGCTTGGGGAGTTTGAGCAATGGTATCAGGAGCAGCGCGGACAGCCACCGGATTGGCCCCGATTGAGCGGGGACGATTTCCGCATTTACCTGCGTTATCTTGGCCGGCAAAACTTGAGCCGTTCGGCCATTAATGTCCGCTTTTCGGCACTGCGGACTTTTTTTCGGTTCTTATTGCGGCGTGGCGTCGTGGAGCGTTCGCCCATTACCCGTTTGGCCCTGCCCAAGGCCCCCAAACGGTTGCCGAAGTTTATCACACTGGAACAACTCCAGGGTTTGTTGCAGGCCCCGTTGAAAGAACTGGCGAAGAAGCAAAAAGAGGCGCGCAAGCCGGTGGAGGCGGCGCCGTATTTGCGTGACGTGGCCATCCTCGAGACCATTTACTCCTGCGGTCTGCGCATCAGCGAATTGTGCGGGTTAACCGCGCAGGATTTGGATTGGGGCGAGCACATGGTGCGGGTGCGGGGCAAAGGCAAGAAAGAACGGCTCATTCCGATTGGGGGGCCCGCGTTGGAGGCGATTGAACGGTACTGGCAGGCCCTTGGACGGCGGCCGACGGGCAACAGCCCGGTGTTTTACTCGGAGCGCCGCCCCATGTATCCGCGTCAAGTGCAACTGCGCTTGAAACATTATCTGGCGGCCGCCGGGCTGGACCCTGCACTGACACCGCACGCCTTGCGGCACAGCTACGCCACGCATTTATTGGATGCTGGCGCTGACCTGCGCGGGGTCCAGGAGCTGCTCGGTCACGCCCATTTGGCCAGCACCCAGGTGTACACCCACCTGACCACGGAGCGCCTTAAACGGGTGTACGAAAAAGCCCATCCGCGCGCCAAAGAAAAGCCTTAA
- a CDS encoding YhjD/YihY/BrkB family envelope integrity protein, giving the protein MANANGKASRLAQLKDEAIGLWEDRGLDWQEKPTRHSWKDFIHFWLLVFKSFVRNRCPVRAAALAYTTLLAIIPVLAVAASIAIAFLQKDAEKTIRDLIDRGVAYVAPSLDLEVKTEDVEMSSSREMVAAKIADYVNNVSSGALGVTSTIALIFVAIQMLRSIELTFNDIWGITRSRPVLVSIIQYWAVITLGPLLVLVAMGFSSTPHFAKTLNIFNRYPAVSVLLFSVLPFFLLTSGFTAFYMFMPNTRVKFSAALMGGAVAGFMWQLNSLMSALYTTRVVTYSKIYGSLGLIPLLLASIYLAWLFLLFGAQVAYAYQNRSAYLQERVTENIHHLSREFAALRIMTRVAIAFVRGEPPPTATFLSRILGIPTRLVTQILTIMCQAHLAVEVAGRETGYSPARPLEQITVADILRAMRTAQGQELETADDPARMTLRQEFQKVMDAEMSAGNTTLATLAEKLTAGIAEKPANPVA; this is encoded by the coding sequence ATGGCAAACGCGAACGGCAAAGCCTCAAGATTGGCGCAATTAAAAGATGAGGCCATCGGTTTATGGGAAGACCGCGGCTTGGACTGGCAGGAGAAGCCGACACGCCATTCCTGGAAGGATTTCATTCACTTTTGGCTGCTGGTGTTCAAGAGTTTCGTCCGCAACCGCTGCCCCGTCCGCGCCGCCGCCCTGGCTTATACCACGTTGTTGGCCATTATCCCGGTGCTGGCGGTGGCCGCGAGCATTGCCATCGCTTTCCTGCAAAAAGACGCAGAGAAAACCATTCGCGATCTGATTGACCGCGGCGTGGCTTATGTGGCGCCCTCCCTGGACCTGGAGGTAAAAACGGAAGATGTGGAAATGAGCAGCAGCCGGGAGATGGTGGCCGCCAAAATCGCGGATTATGTCAACAACGTCAGCAGCGGCGCGCTGGGAGTGACCAGCACCATTGCCTTGATCTTTGTGGCAATCCAGATGCTGCGCAGCATCGAGCTGACGTTTAACGACATTTGGGGCATCACGCGCAGCCGGCCAGTGCTGGTGAGCATCATTCAATACTGGGCCGTAATCACGCTGGGGCCGCTGCTGGTGCTGGTGGCCATGGGATTTTCCAGCACCCCCCACTTCGCCAAGACCTTGAACATTTTCAACCGCTACCCTGCGGTGAGTGTGCTGCTTTTTTCCGTGCTGCCGTTCTTTTTGTTAACCAGCGGATTTACCGCTTTTTACATGTTCATGCCCAATACCCGGGTGAAGTTCAGCGCCGCCCTGATGGGCGGAGCCGTGGCGGGTTTTATGTGGCAACTCAACAGCTTGATGAGCGCGCTCTATACCACCCGGGTGGTGACGTACAGCAAAATCTACGGCAGCTTGGGCTTGATTCCGCTGCTGCTGGCCAGCATCTACCTGGCCTGGCTTTTCCTTCTGTTCGGCGCGCAAGTGGCCTACGCCTATCAAAACCGCTCCGCCTACCTCCAGGAGCGCGTCACCGAAAACATCCATCATTTGAGCCGCGAATTTGCGGCGTTGCGCATCATGACCCGCGTGGCCATCGCCTTTGTCCGCGGGGAGCCTCCCCCCACGGCCACTTTTCTCTCGCGGATTCTGGGAATTCCCACCCGGCTGGTGACGCAGATTCTAACCATCATGTGCCAGGCCCATCTCGCGGTGGAGGTCGCCGGACGCGAAACCGGCTATTCCCCCGCCCGTCCGCTGGAGCAGATTACGGTAGCCGACATTCTGCGGGCGATGCGCACAGCACAGGGACAGGAATTGGAAACCGCCGATGATCCGGCGCGGATGACCTTGCGCCAGGAATTTCAGAAAGTCATGGACGCGGAAATGTCCGCGGGCAATACGACGCTGGCCACGCTGGCGGAAAAGTTGACAGCAGGAATCGCAGAAAAACCAGCCAACCCTGTCGCTTAA
- a CDS encoding MFS transporter, with translation MAQSRHTRITYGLELWRALMNGVLETASTTFLLLIAVRWFGAGALAKGLVAAGSSIGLLVSPLVVWHVSRRGWRPAQAAASVALMGACLFALMALLPLGPVFIVGSVLGMTAMAGTIPLMTQIYQNNYPAAERGKLFSRTVAVRIAAATAFSYLAGRWLDARLDHFPWLLLMFAVAFGVTAWCLRRMPSRPLSDEGGRHPWRAWRYVREDRLFRQTLAAWMLMGWANLMMWPLRVEYLANERFGLQLPVLTIALLVGVIPNAVRLVMSPLWGWLFDRMNFFTLRVVLNLGFALGIVAFFTGHSLPSLVVGAVVFGVANAGGDVAWSLWVTKLAPPARVADYMSVHTFLTGVRGVLAPLSAYALATPDNLGWLAAGCAGLILVASAMLIPEIKVDRERRRGTALVEEVSE, from the coding sequence ATGGCGCAGAGCCGTCATACGCGTATTACTTACGGCCTCGAGCTGTGGCGCGCCCTGATGAATGGTGTGCTTGAAACGGCAAGCACGACCTTTCTGCTTCTTATTGCCGTGCGCTGGTTTGGCGCGGGCGCGCTCGCCAAAGGATTGGTGGCGGCGGGCAGCAGCATTGGCTTGCTGGTTTCCCCGCTGGTGGTATGGCACGTCAGCCGCCGGGGATGGCGCCCGGCGCAAGCTGCCGCCAGTGTGGCGTTGATGGGGGCGTGCCTGTTTGCCCTCATGGCCTTGCTTCCCCTGGGGCCGGTTTTCATTGTGGGCAGTGTTCTGGGGATGACCGCCATGGCGGGGACCATCCCCTTGATGACCCAGATTTATCAGAACAACTATCCGGCGGCCGAACGGGGCAAATTATTTAGCCGGACGGTGGCGGTGCGCATTGCGGCGGCCACCGCTTTCAGTTATCTGGCAGGCCGGTGGCTTGATGCCCGGTTGGATCACTTTCCCTGGTTGCTCCTCATGTTTGCCGTGGCTTTTGGGGTGACCGCCTGGTGTTTGCGGCGGATGCCCTCCCGGCCATTGTCCGATGAAGGCGGGCGGCATCCCTGGCGCGCCTGGCGGTACGTGCGGGAGGATCGTCTTTTCCGTCAAACACTGGCGGCGTGGATGCTCATGGGCTGGGCCAACCTGATGATGTGGCCGCTGCGGGTGGAATATCTGGCCAATGAACGATTTGGCCTGCAGCTTCCGGTGCTGACGATTGCTTTGTTGGTGGGTGTCATACCGAATGCTGTGCGCCTGGTGATGAGTCCTCTGTGGGGGTGGTTGTTCGATCGCATGAACTTTTTCACGCTGCGCGTGGTGCTTAACCTGGGGTTTGCCCTGGGCATCGTGGCCTTTTTCACTGGCCATAGCCTGCCCTCCCTTGTCGTGGGCGCGGTGGTGTTTGGCGTGGCCAATGCCGGTGGCGATGTGGCCTGGAGTCTTTGGGTCACGAAACTGGCCCCGCCGGCGCGGGTGGCGGATTACATGTCGGTGCACACTTTCCTTACCGGTGTGCGGGGGGTGCTGGCGCCGTTGAGCGCCTACGCTCTGGCCACACCCGATAATTTGGGCTGGCTCGCGGCGGGATGTGCCGGCTTGATTCTGGTGGCCAGCGCCATGCTCATCCCTGAGATCAAAGTGGACCGGGAGCGCCGCCGCGGCACGGCCCTGGTGGAGGAGGTTTCCGAATAA
- a CDS encoding cyclic nucleotide-binding domain-containing protein, whose product MTSNPSDARYFLWGADETVYGPVTLAQLSAWIQEERVLPGSWVYDRQREAWRLAASLPELAALFPADTTELAPGQSSLKAGALRRIKVFAELSDAQIQQFIQRMEMRQAKQWEVVVREGETGDAMYLILQGELRVRLMVQGRESLLATLQTGEFFGEISLFDTGPRSADVVANVDSWLLKISAAAFQELAAQQPELAAPFLLAVGKTMTARLRTSNKRYHDSLLFARASSSG is encoded by the coding sequence ATGACTTCCAACCCAAGCGACGCGCGGTATTTCCTCTGGGGCGCTGATGAAACGGTTTATGGGCCGGTGACCCTGGCGCAACTGAGCGCCTGGATACAAGAGGAACGGGTACTGCCTGGTTCATGGGTGTATGACCGGCAACGTGAAGCCTGGCGCCTCGCTGCCAGCCTGCCCGAGCTGGCCGCTCTTTTTCCCGCAGACACCACCGAACTGGCCCCCGGCCAATCTTCTCTCAAAGCGGGCGCACTGCGGCGCATCAAAGTTTTTGCCGAGCTGAGCGATGCCCAAATCCAACAATTCATCCAGCGCATGGAGATGCGCCAGGCCAAACAATGGGAGGTGGTGGTGCGCGAAGGGGAAACCGGCGACGCCATGTATCTCATTCTGCAAGGGGAACTGCGCGTGCGCTTGATGGTGCAGGGCCGCGAAAGTCTGCTGGCCACCCTGCAAACGGGCGAGTTTTTCGGTGAAATATCACTCTTTGACACCGGACCGCGAAGCGCCGACGTGGTCGCCAATGTGGATAGCTGGCTGTTGAAAATCAGTGCTGCCGCGTTTCAGGAACTCGCCGCCCAACAACCGGAACTGGCCGCCCCCTTCCTGCTGGCCGTGGGCAAAACCATGACCGCCCGGCTCCGTACCAGCAACAAACGTTACCACGATTCATTGCTTTTTGCGCGCGCCTCGTCTTCCGGGTAG